Proteins from a single region of Mytilus trossulus isolate FHL-02 chromosome 2, PNRI_Mtr1.1.1.hap1, whole genome shotgun sequence:
- the LOC134708053 gene encoding costars family protein ABRACL-like isoform X1, with amino-acid sequence MKDRNTVSSERSKKMDVNKEIGHLIDAIQRLGTENSDKQHEVTFGVLFNDDDCANLFEAMVGTLRAAKRKKIITYDGELLLQGVHDNVKITLLKTEV; translated from the exons atgaaagatagaaataccgtttcaagcgaaag gTCCAAAAAAATGGACGTAAACAAAGAGATTGGACATTTAATTGATGCTATTCAGAGATTAGGTACAGAAA ATTCTGACAAACAACATGAAGTAACCTTTGGTGTATTGTTTAATGATGATGATTGTGCCAACCTTTTTGAAGCAATGGTAGGAACATTACGGGCAGCTAAGAGAAAGAAGATTATTACTTATGATGGTGAACTACTGCTACAAGGAGTGcatgacaatgttaaaataacTTTACTGAAGACAGAAGTTTGA
- the LOC134708053 gene encoding costars family protein ABRACL-like isoform X2, with the protein MDVNKEIGHLIDAIQRLGTENSDKQHEVTFGVLFNDDDCANLFEAMVGTLRAAKRKKIITYDGELLLQGVHDNVKITLLKTEV; encoded by the exons ATGGACGTAAACAAAGAGATTGGACATTTAATTGATGCTATTCAGAGATTAGGTACAGAAA ATTCTGACAAACAACATGAAGTAACCTTTGGTGTATTGTTTAATGATGATGATTGTGCCAACCTTTTTGAAGCAATGGTAGGAACATTACGGGCAGCTAAGAGAAAGAAGATTATTACTTATGATGGTGAACTACTGCTACAAGGAGTGcatgacaatgttaaaataacTTTACTGAAGACAGAAGTTTGA